One part of the Terriglobia bacterium genome encodes these proteins:
- a CDS encoding site-specific integrase — protein MIHSSPSNSAPIAADTTLEQSFKIYLERRQLQLKPRTLENYRFHFRYLVKFFGAEKPLSSLHEAHFRDYQKWRSTEGEGRGRAGASCINHELNALAQVLALADLWHPISRYYERLPESNWAPARVLTTEEEERFFRFASQRPVWKTACYASLLTANTTISGCELRALRLAHLRLKDDPPVIQVAAPVKNQHRVRGVPLNEVAVRAAQELLKVAKEHGSCEPHHYLIAYRVKRGLYDPERPASSCFIRAAFKKIASAAGLPWVTPTCFRHQAITKLLECGAPDETVRAIAGHVSEKAVRYYSHIRVEAKKVAVDRLVAMPTERDKARRATGKSSFPMLAGVKENAKRLGIPVDAALELLLAYEGSKVSGS, from the coding sequence GTGATCCATTCAAGCCCCTCAAACTCGGCACCCATCGCAGCAGACACGACGCTGGAACAATCTTTCAAAATCTATTTGGAACGGCGTCAGCTGCAGCTCAAACCTCGCACGCTTGAAAACTACCGGTTTCATTTCCGGTATCTGGTGAAATTCTTCGGCGCAGAGAAGCCCCTTTCATCGCTGCATGAGGCCCATTTTCGTGACTACCAGAAATGGCGAAGCACAGAGGGGGAGGGCCGCGGCAGGGCCGGAGCCTCCTGCATCAACCACGAGCTCAATGCTCTCGCGCAGGTGCTGGCCCTGGCCGACCTCTGGCATCCTATCAGCAGATACTACGAGCGCTTGCCCGAATCGAACTGGGCGCCGGCGCGAGTCTTGACCACAGAAGAAGAGGAGCGCTTCTTCCGTTTCGCGTCGCAACGGCCGGTTTGGAAAACCGCCTGCTACGCGTCCTTGCTCACCGCCAACACAACGATTTCAGGATGTGAACTCCGCGCGCTCCGGCTCGCGCATCTCCGGTTGAAGGACGATCCGCCCGTGATCCAGGTCGCGGCGCCAGTGAAAAACCAGCATAGGGTCAGAGGCGTCCCCCTCAACGAGGTTGCCGTGCGCGCCGCTCAGGAGCTCCTGAAAGTGGCCAAAGAACACGGGTCTTGCGAGCCCCATCACTACCTGATTGCGTATCGCGTCAAGAGGGGACTGTATGATCCCGAACGGCCGGCCAGTTCCTGCTTCATTCGCGCGGCGTTCAAGAAAATTGCGAGCGCAGCCGGCCTGCCTTGGGTAACGCCCACCTGCTTTCGGCACCAGGCCATTACGAAATTGCTGGAGTGCGGCGCCCCCGACGAGACGGTACGGGCCATTGCAGGGCACGTATCCGAAAAGGCCGTGCGCTACTACAGTCACATACGGGTTGAAGCAAAAAAGGTTGCCGTGGACCGCTTGGTGGCAATGCCAACAGAACGAGACAAAGCAAGAAGGGCGACAGGAAAGAGTTCTTTCCCAATGCTCGCAGGGGTTAAGGAAAACGCGAAACGTCTGGGCATTCCGGTTGACGCCGCTCTGGAGCTTTTGCTGGCATACGAGGGCAGCAAAGTGTCTGGTTCGTAA
- a CDS encoding HigA family addiction module antidote protein → MPMKNPPHPGDFIRTEIIKPTGLSVTAAAAALQVSRPALSSLLNGKAGLSGDMALRIEKAFGVKMDTLMRMQASYDIAQTRKRERKIHVRRIHTLANVHA, encoded by the coding sequence ATGCCTATGAAGAACCCGCCCCACCCTGGAGATTTCATTCGGACCGAGATTATCAAGCCCACAGGCCTCTCGGTAACGGCTGCGGCCGCGGCGCTCCAGGTCTCTCGGCCCGCGCTCTCCAGCCTGCTGAACGGTAAGGCAGGCCTTTCTGGAGATATGGCGCTGCGCATCGAAAAAGCATTCGGGGTGAAGATGGACACGCTCATGCGGATGCAAGCCTCCTACGACATCGCCCAAACCCGCAAGCGCGAAAGGAAAATCCACGTTCGGAGGATTCACACGCTTGCCAACGTTCACGCATAA